A single genomic interval of Amycolatopsis albispora harbors:
- the hemE gene encoding uroporphyrinogen decarboxylase codes for MSSSASAPASATARRALPDAPFLLAARGERPSRLPVWFMRQAGRSLPEYRELRAGTAMLDACFDPEMLAEITLQPVRRHGVDAAILFSDIVVPLKAAGVDIDIVAGTGPVVASPVRDAAAVAALPELDAEQVVPVAEGVRLLVERLGETPLIGFAGAPFTLASYLIEGGPSRNHERTKALMHSEPEVWHALADKLADIALGFLRVQIAAGVDAIQLFDSWAGALSPRDYREFVLPHSAKVFAGVADSGVPRIHFGVGTGELLSDLRDAGPDVVGVDWRVPLDEAVRRLTATRPGSAPVVQGNLDPALLFGSWPVLEAEVRRIAEEGRAAAAHIFNLGHGVLPDTDPEVITRVVELVHSL; via the coding sequence ATGCCCCGTTCCTGCTGGCCGCGCGGGGTGAGCGGCCCAGCCGCCTGCCGGTGTGGTTCATGCGGCAGGCCGGTCGTTCGCTGCCCGAGTACCGCGAGCTGCGCGCGGGCACCGCGATGCTCGACGCCTGCTTCGACCCGGAGATGCTCGCGGAGATCACCCTGCAGCCGGTGCGGCGGCACGGCGTGGACGCGGCGATCCTGTTCAGCGACATCGTGGTGCCGCTGAAGGCGGCGGGTGTGGACATCGACATCGTCGCGGGCACCGGCCCGGTCGTGGCGTCGCCGGTGCGTGACGCCGCCGCGGTCGCCGCGCTGCCCGAGCTGGACGCCGAGCAGGTGGTCCCGGTTGCCGAGGGCGTGCGGCTGCTGGTCGAGCGGCTCGGCGAAACCCCGCTGATCGGGTTCGCCGGCGCGCCGTTCACGCTGGCGTCCTACCTGATCGAGGGCGGGCCGAGCCGCAACCACGAGCGCACCAAGGCGCTGATGCACTCCGAGCCGGAGGTCTGGCACGCGCTGGCGGACAAGCTCGCCGACATCGCGCTCGGCTTCCTGCGGGTGCAGATCGCCGCCGGGGTCGACGCGATCCAGCTGTTCGACTCGTGGGCGGGGGCGCTCTCGCCGCGTGACTACCGCGAGTTCGTGCTGCCGCATTCGGCGAAGGTGTTCGCCGGGGTGGCCGACTCGGGCGTGCCGCGGATCCACTTCGGCGTCGGCACCGGGGAACTGCTGTCCGACCTGCGCGACGCCGGTCCCGACGTGGTCGGGGTCGACTGGCGCGTGCCGCTCGACGAGGCCGTCCGACGGCTGACCGCCACCCGGCCCGGTTCGGCGCCGGTGGTGCAGGGCAACCTGGACCCGGCGCTGCTGTTCGGCTCGTGGCCGGTGCTCGAGGCCGAGGTGCGCCGGATCGCCGAGGAGGGCCGCGCGGCCGCCGCGCACATCTTCAACCTGGGACACGGCGTGCTGCCCGACACCGACCCCGAAGTGATCACCCGGGTGGTCGAACTCGTGCACTCGCTGTAA